A part of Synechococcus sp. KORDI-49 genomic DNA contains:
- the ychF gene encoding redox-regulated ATPase YchF, translating to MLKAGIVGLPNVGKSTLFNALVANAQAQAANFPFCTIEPNVGSVAVPDERLDRLTELSSSLNTIPTRMEFVDIAGLVKGASQGEGLGNKFLSNIREVDAIVHVIRCFEDDDVIHVSGSVGPSRDAEVINLELGLADLAQIEKRRERLKKQVRTSKEAQTEDAALERIQCVLEEGGAARSVALTEEEAPLIKPLGLLTGKPIIYATNVSEEDLAGGNAFCTEVIALAEKEGAETVRISAQVEAELIELGEEERADYLSGLGVEEGGLQSLIRATYRLLGLRTYFTTGEKETRAWTFKAGMTAPQAAGVIHTDFERGFIRAQTIGWEKLLEAGSLVEAKSKGWLRSEGKEYEVAEGDVMEFLFNV from the coding sequence ATGCTCAAAGCTGGAATTGTCGGGCTGCCCAACGTCGGCAAGTCCACCCTGTTCAATGCGCTTGTGGCCAACGCTCAGGCCCAGGCGGCGAACTTCCCTTTCTGCACGATCGAGCCCAACGTCGGCAGCGTCGCCGTGCCGGATGAACGCCTGGACCGGCTCACGGAGCTCAGCAGCAGTCTGAACACGATTCCCACCCGGATGGAGTTCGTCGACATCGCTGGCCTGGTGAAGGGTGCCAGTCAGGGTGAAGGCCTGGGCAACAAATTTCTCTCCAACATCCGCGAGGTCGACGCGATCGTTCACGTGATCCGTTGCTTCGAGGACGATGACGTCATTCACGTGTCCGGTTCCGTGGGACCGTCCCGTGACGCTGAGGTGATCAACCTGGAGCTGGGGCTTGCGGATCTCGCTCAGATCGAGAAGCGCCGCGAGCGACTCAAGAAGCAGGTTCGCACCAGCAAGGAGGCCCAGACCGAAGACGCCGCCCTCGAGCGCATCCAGTGCGTTCTTGAAGAAGGGGGTGCGGCGCGCAGCGTTGCGTTGACCGAGGAGGAGGCGCCTCTGATCAAGCCGCTCGGTCTGCTCACCGGCAAACCGATCATCTACGCCACCAACGTCAGCGAGGAGGATCTCGCTGGCGGCAACGCCTTCTGCACCGAGGTGATCGCACTGGCCGAAAAGGAGGGCGCGGAAACCGTGCGGATCTCCGCTCAGGTGGAGGCGGAACTGATCGAGCTCGGGGAGGAGGAACGGGCCGACTACCTCTCCGGACTGGGTGTCGAAGAAGGTGGATTGCAGAGTCTGATCCGGGCGACGTACCGCCTGCTGGGCCTGCGCACCTACTTCACCACCGGCGAGAAGGAGACCCGTGCCTGGACCTTCAAGGCCGGCATGACAGCGCCTCAGGCCGCCGGCGTCATCCACACGGATTTCGAGCGCGGCTTCATCCGGGCGCAGACCATCGGCTGGGAGAAGCTGCTGGAAGCCGGATCCCTGGTGGAAGCCAAGAGCAAGGGGTGGCTGCGCAGTGAAGGCAAGGAGTACGAGGTGGCGGAAGGGGATGTGATGGAGTTCCTCTTCAACGTCTGA